One Calonectris borealis chromosome 15, bCalBor7.hap1.2, whole genome shotgun sequence DNA segment encodes these proteins:
- the LOC142088575 gene encoding protocadherin alpha-6-like, whose amino-acid sequence MRRAGPGGAEERGAAPGACRRALKAGVRAAAGSRAGPGRAAAAAMGVCWGPVVRVLVLQAAWALGGGQVRYSVPEEAKAGTVVGRLAQDLGLEAGEPEARRLRLVAQGRRASVEVSGASGALVVSSRLDREELCGKSAPCALRLEVLVERPLRVFHVELEVTDINDNAPLFPVNEEAFTIAESSLPGSRFPLEGASDADIGANAQLSYTLSPSEHFRLDYQGNNDQSASLALVLTKPLDRETMPVHRLVLTASDGGRPSLTGTMELVISVVDANDNAPQFNQSIYKVEVVEGSELGTLLIKLSATDLDEGINSDIIYLFSRRVAAQIKEMFAIDENKGEIRLQGKLDYEEMDSYEITIEARDKGSPPLSGHCKVVVEVLDVNDNAPEVWVTSLSVPVPEDAAVGTVVALLSVSDRDSGANGRVRCAVRPAAPFGLVARLAGSYSLVLREALDRERVAEYEVEVRAEDGGAPPLRASRGLRVPVSDVNDNAPAFAQAVYTVLARENNAAGAELARLWARDPDEAGNGRVSYSVAEGGGGGSGGAAAGGGWRPASSYVSVDAESGRLWALQPLDYEEVQVLQFEVRAVDAGEPPLCGNATVQLFVVDENDNAPALLAPAGVGPGPGAAVSAASGPGSGALWAWAAWGAPAGQVVAKIRAVDADSGYNAWLRYELWEPRGKGPFRVGLYSGEVSTARALEEADGPRQRLVIVVRDHGEPARSATATLSVSLGEGAEAALAAAGSSSSSPGAGLRPAAGAEAGAASSSSTNVWLVVAICAVSSLFLLAVALYGASRWAPRAAALSGPGPATLVCASEVGSWSYSQRQSRSLCVADGAGKSDLMVFSPNFPPPPGPAAQNGSTGKGPSLSPLASGVVSVFANMV is encoded by the coding sequence ATGCGGCGGGCTGGCCCGGGCGGGGCCGAGGAGCGCGGAGCGGCGCCCGGCGCTTGCCGGAGAGCCCTTAAGGCGGgcgtgcgggcggcggcggggagccgtgcggggcccgggcgggcggcggcggcggcgatgggcGTGTGCTGGGGCCccgtggtgcgggtgctggtgctgcaggcggcctgggcgctgggcggcgggCAGGTGCGCTACTCGGTGCCGGAGGAAGCCAAGGCCGGGACGGTGGTGGGCCGGCTGGCGCAGGACCTGGGCCTGGAGGCGGGCGAGCCGGaggcgcggcggctgcggctggtggcgcagggccggcgggcgagcgtggaggtgagcggggcgagcggggcgctGGTGGTGAGCTCgcggctggaccgggaggagctgTGCGGGAAGAGCGCGCCGTGCGCCCTGcggctggaggtgctggtggagcgGCCGCTGCGCGTCTTCCACGTGGAGCTGGAGGTCACCGACATCAACGACAACGCCCCGCTCTTCCCCGTGAACGAAGAAGCCTTTACAATCGCGGAATCGTCGCTGCCAGGGTCTCGGTTCCCGCTGGAGGGCGCGTCGGATGCAGATATCGGAGCCAACGCGCAGCTCTCCTACACACTCAGCCCCAGCGAGCATTTCCGTCTCGATTATCAAGGGAATAATGACCAGAGCGCGTCTTTGGCTCTTGTTCTAACGAAACCGCTGGACCGGGAGACGATGCCCGTGCACCGTTTGGTGTTGACGGCGAGTGACGGTGGCCGGCCGTCGCTGACGGGCACGATGGAGCTGGTGATCTCGGTGGTCGACGCGAACGATAACGCGCCCCAGTTCAACCAATCAATCTATAAAGTGGAAGTCGTAGAGGGTTCAGAGCTCGGGACTCTGTTAATCAAGCTCAGTGCCACGGATTTGGACGAAGGGATAAATAGtgatattatatatttatttagtaGGCGTGTTGCTGctcaaataaaagaaatgttcGCTATCGACgaaaacaaaggagaaatcaGACTGCAAGGGAAATTAGACTACGAAGAAATGGATAGTTACGAGATTACAATAGAAGCAAGAGACAAAGGTTCCCCACCGCTGTCGGGTCACTgcaaggtggtggtggaggtgctggacgtgaacgacaacgcgccggagGTGTGGGTGACGTCGCTgtcggtgccggtgccggagGACGCGGCGGTGGGGACGGTGGTGGCGCTGCTGAGCGTGTCGGACCGGGACTCGGGGGCGAACGGGCGGGTGCGCTGCGCGGTGCGGCCGGCGGCGCCGTTCGGGCTGGTGGCGAGGCTGGCGGGGTCGTACTCGCTGGTGCTGCGGGAGGCGCTGGACCGGGAGCGGGTGGCGGAGTACGAGGTGGAGGTGCGGGCGGAGgacggcggggcgccgccgctgcgcgccagccgcgggctgcgggtgccggtgtcggacgtgaacgacaacgcgccggcgtTCGCGCAGGCCGTGTACACGGTGCTGGCGCGggagaacaacgcggcgggcgcggagctggCGCGGCTGTGGGCGCGGGACCCGGACGAGGCGGGCAACGGGCGCGTGAGCTACTCggtggcggagggcggcggcggcggcagcgggggcgcggcggcgggcggcgggtggcGTCCGGCGTCGAGCTACGTGTCGGTGGACGCGGAGAGCGGGCGGCTGTGGGCGCTGCAGCCGTTGGACTACGAGGAGGTGCAGGTGCTGCAGTTCGAGGTGCGGGCGGTGGACGCGGGGGAGCCGCCGCTGTGCGGCAACGCCACGGTGCAGCTCTTCGTGGTggacgagaacgacaacgcgccggcgcTGCTGGCGCCTGCCGGCGtcgggccggggcccggggccgcggTCTCGGCGGCGTCGGGGCCGGGCTCGGGGGCGTTGTGGGCGTGGGCGGCGTggggggcgccggcggggcaggtGGTGGCGAAGATCCGCGCGGTGGACGCGGACTCGGGCTACAACGCGTGGCTGCGCTACGAGCTGTGGGAGCCGCGGGGGAAGGGCCCGTTCCGCGTGGGGCTGTACAGCGGCGAGGTGAGCACGGCGCGGGCGCTGGAGGAGGCGGACGGCCCGCGGCAGAGGCTGGTGATCGTGGTGCGGGACCACGGGGAGCCGGCGCGctcggccacggccacgctgagCGTGTCGCTGGGGGAGGGCGCCgaggcggcgctggcggccgcgGGCTCGTCCTCGTCCtcgccgggggcggggctgcggccggcggcgggcgcggaggccGGCGCGGCGTCGTCGTCGTCGACGAACgtgtggctggtggtggccatCTGCGCGGTGTCGAGCCTGTTCCTGCTGGCGGTGGCGCTGTACGGGGCGTCGCGGTGGGCGCCGCGGGCGGCCGCGCTGTCGGGGCCCGGGCCGGCGACGCTGGTGTGCGCCAGCGAAGTGGGGAGCTGGTCGTACTCGCAGCGGCAGAGCCGGAGCCTGTGCGTGGCGGACGGCGCGGGCAAGAGCGACCTGATGGTTTTCAGCCCCAacttcccgccgccgcccggccccgcggcacaAAACGGTTCTACTGGGAAGGGTCCGTCTCTCTCCCCACTTGCTTCAGGCGTGGTAAGTGTGTTCGCAAATAtggtttga